Proteins encoded in a region of the Streptomyces sp. PCS3-D2 genome:
- a CDS encoding patatin-like phospholipase family protein produces MGGDTALVLGGGGLTGIGWECGILYGLARAGVDLTTADLIVGTSAGSVVGAQLASGRFSPQELYERQLGDAAGEAAAKLGAAVLARYALAMVRSRSDATAYRRRVGAMALAADTGPEADRREVLAARLVSHEWPERRFVVTAVDALSGELRAFDREDGSGLVDAVAASCAVPGVWPPVTVGERRFIDGGVRSATNADLAAGYARVVVIAPIALGSGLVPAPAAQAARLREAGAKVLLITPSATARKAFGRNVLDPARRDPAARAGLAQAAQHTAAAAAVWSGGPD; encoded by the coding sequence ATGGGCGGCGACACGGCGCTGGTGCTGGGCGGCGGCGGACTGACCGGCATCGGCTGGGAGTGCGGAATCCTCTACGGCCTCGCCCGCGCGGGAGTGGACCTCACCACCGCCGACCTGATCGTGGGCACCTCGGCCGGCTCGGTGGTCGGCGCCCAGCTCGCCTCCGGGCGGTTCAGCCCCCAGGAGCTGTACGAGCGCCAACTCGGCGACGCGGCGGGGGAGGCGGCCGCAAAGCTGGGGGCGGCCGTCCTCGCCCGGTACGCGCTGGCGATGGTGCGCTCGCGCAGCGACGCCACCGCCTACCGCCGCCGGGTGGGGGCCATGGCCCTGGCGGCGGACACCGGCCCCGAGGCGGACCGCCGCGAGGTGCTCGCGGCCCGGCTGGTCTCGCACGAGTGGCCCGAGCGGCGGTTCGTGGTCACCGCCGTGGACGCGCTCAGCGGTGAGCTCCGGGCCTTCGACCGGGAGGACGGCAGCGGGCTGGTCGACGCGGTGGCGGCGAGCTGCGCGGTGCCCGGGGTATGGCCCCCGGTGACCGTCGGCGAACGCCGCTTCATCGACGGAGGTGTCCGTTCCGCCACTAACGCGGACCTTGCCGCCGGATACGCCCGTGTGGTGGTCATCGCCCCGATCGCACTCGGCTCCGGGCTCGTCCCCGCACCGGCCGCCCAGGCGGCCCGGCTGCGCGAGGCGGGGGCGAAGGTCCTGCTCATCACCCCGTCGGCCACGGCCCGCAAGGCTTTCGGGCGCAACGTACTGGATCCGGCCCGGCGGGACCCGGCGGCCCGGGCCGGCCTGGCGCAGGCCGCGCAGCACACGGCCGCGGCCGCGGCCGTGTGGTCGGGCGGCCCGGACTGA
- a CDS encoding undecaprenyl-diphosphate phosphatase — MSWFESLILGLVQGLTEFLPISSSAHLRLTAAFAGWHDPGAAFTAITQIGTEAAVLIYFRKDIARIVSTWFRSLYTKALRSEQDAKMGWLVIVGSLPIGILGLAFKDAIVGPARDLRLTATTLIVMGIVLGVADRLAARDEEGGRHRAIRERKTLQQLGVKDGLIFGFCQAMALIPGVSRSGATISGGLLLGFTREAAARYSFLLAIPAVLASGAFEIKDVIEEPGHISWGPTVFATVIAFCVGYAVIAWFMKFITTKSFMPFVIYRILLGIVLFVLMGTDVLSPHAGESGS; from the coding sequence ATGAGCTGGTTCGAATCCCTAATCCTCGGTCTCGTCCAAGGGCTTACGGAGTTCCTCCCGATCTCCTCCAGCGCCCACCTGCGGCTGACCGCGGCATTCGCCGGCTGGCACGACCCAGGAGCGGCCTTCACCGCCATCACCCAGATCGGCACCGAGGCCGCCGTTCTGATCTACTTCCGCAAGGACATCGCGCGGATCGTCTCCACCTGGTTCCGTTCCCTGTACACGAAGGCCCTGCGCTCCGAGCAGGACGCGAAGATGGGCTGGCTGGTGATCGTGGGCTCGCTCCCGATCGGCATCCTCGGCCTCGCCTTCAAGGACGCGATCGTCGGTCCGGCCCGCGACCTGCGGCTGACGGCCACGACCCTGATCGTGATGGGCATCGTGCTGGGCGTCGCCGACCGGCTGGCCGCGCGCGACGAGGAGGGCGGCCGGCACCGGGCGATCCGCGAGCGCAAGACGCTCCAGCAGCTGGGCGTCAAGGACGGCCTGATCTTCGGCTTCTGCCAGGCGATGGCTCTGATCCCGGGTGTCTCCCGCTCCGGTGCGACGATCTCCGGCGGTCTGCTGCTGGGCTTCACCCGCGAGGCGGCGGCCCGTTACTCCTTCCTGCTCGCCATCCCGGCCGTGCTGGCCTCGGGCGCCTTCGAGATCAAGGACGTGATCGAGGAGCCGGGCCACATCTCCTGGGGTCCGACGGTCTTCGCGACGGTCATCGCCTTCTGCGTGGGCTATGCCGTGATCGCGTGGTTCATGAAGTTCATCACCACCAAGAGCTTCATGCCCTTCGTGATCTACCGGATCCTGCTCGGCATCGTGCTGTTCGTGCTGATGGGCACGGACGTGCTGAGCCCGCACGCGGGCGAGTCCGGCTCGTAG
- a CDS encoding nuclear transport factor 2 family protein, which translates to MTQRVDLATVMDRLAIDDVVTGYAMAVDDGDWGAYRALFTPGGRADYRSAGGIEGPVGQVAEWLARTMELFPVRQHLIVNRLVRLEDVAGSPGDSAEVRADFLNPMRLQAPEGRGGGAVTSPNFVAAGRYAFALARTRDGWRLTRVTVHEKWRHTTA; encoded by the coding sequence ATGACTCAGCGTGTGGATCTCGCGACGGTGATGGACCGGCTGGCGATCGACGACGTGGTCACGGGCTACGCGATGGCCGTCGACGACGGCGACTGGGGCGCCTACCGGGCCCTGTTCACCCCCGGCGGGCGGGCCGACTACAGATCGGCCGGCGGGATCGAGGGGCCGGTGGGGCAGGTCGCGGAATGGCTCGCGCGGACCATGGAGCTCTTCCCGGTGAGGCAGCATCTGATCGTCAACCGGCTGGTCCGGCTGGAGGACGTGGCCGGCTCGCCGGGCGACAGCGCCGAGGTCCGGGCGGACTTCCTCAACCCGATGCGGCTGCAGGCACCGGAGGGCCGCGGCGGCGGCGCGGTCACCTCTCCGAATTTCGTGGCCGCGGGCCGCTACGCCTTCGCCCTGGCCCGCACCCGGGACGGCTGGCGGCTCACGCGTGTCACCGTGCACGAGAAGTGGCGACACACCACCGCGTGA
- the tuf gene encoding elongation factor Tu, producing MAKTAFVRTKPHLNIGTMGHVDHGKTTLTAAITKVLAERGGASFVPFDRIDRAPEEARRGITINLTHVEYETDTRHYAHVDMPGHADYIKNMVTGAAQLDGAILVVSALDGVMPQTAEHVLLARQVGVDHIVVAINKADAGDPELTDLVELEVRELLTAHGYGGEGAPVVRVSGLGALEGDPRWTGTIEALLDAVDTYVPTPVRYTRAPFLLPVENVLTITGRGTVVTGAVERGSVRLGDRVALLGGAGEPSETVVTGLETFGKPMESAEAGDNVALLLRGVPRDGVRRGHVVAAPGSVRPMRRFSAQVYVLSGREGGRTTPVATGYRPQFYIRTADVVGDVDLGVAGIARPGETVTMTVELGREVPLEAGLGFAIREGGRTVGAGTVTAVLD from the coding sequence ATGGCCAAGACGGCCTTCGTGCGGACCAAGCCGCACCTCAACATCGGCACCATGGGACACGTCGACCACGGCAAGACCACTCTCACCGCCGCCATCACCAAGGTCCTCGCCGAGCGCGGTGGCGCGTCCTTCGTGCCCTTCGACCGCATCGACCGGGCCCCCGAGGAGGCCCGGCGCGGCATCACCATCAACCTCACGCACGTCGAGTACGAGACCGACACCCGCCACTACGCCCACGTCGACATGCCGGGGCACGCGGACTACATCAAGAACATGGTCACGGGAGCGGCGCAGCTCGACGGCGCGATCCTCGTCGTCTCCGCGCTCGACGGGGTCATGCCACAGACCGCCGAGCACGTGCTCCTCGCCCGCCAGGTCGGCGTCGACCACATCGTCGTCGCGATCAACAAGGCCGACGCCGGGGACCCCGAGCTGACCGACCTCGTCGAGCTGGAGGTGCGCGAACTGCTCACCGCACATGGCTACGGCGGGGAGGGCGCACCCGTCGTACGGGTCTCCGGGCTCGGGGCGCTGGAGGGCGACCCCCGGTGGACCGGGACGATCGAGGCGCTGCTGGACGCGGTGGACACGTACGTACCCACACCCGTGCGGTACACGCGGGCGCCGTTCCTGCTGCCCGTGGAGAACGTGCTGACCATCACCGGGCGCGGGACGGTCGTGACCGGCGCCGTCGAGCGCGGCAGCGTGCGCCTCGGCGACCGCGTCGCGCTCCTGGGCGGAGCCGGCGAGCCGTCCGAGACGGTCGTCACCGGCCTGGAGACCTTCGGGAAGCCGATGGAGTCCGCCGAGGCCGGGGACAACGTCGCGCTGCTGCTGCGCGGGGTGCCACGCGACGGCGTGCGCCGCGGGCACGTGGTGGCCGCCCCCGGCAGCGTGCGGCCGATGCGGCGCTTCAGCGCACAGGTCTACGTGCTCTCCGGGCGCGAGGGCGGCCGCACGACCCCGGTGGCCACCGGCTACCGGCCGCAGTTCTACATCCGCACCGCCGACGTGGTGGGGGACGTGGACCTGGGCGTCGCGGGCATCGCCCGGCCCGGCGAGACGGTCACCATGACCGTCGAGCTCGGGCGGGAGGTCCCGCTGGAGGCAGGGCTCGGCTTCGCGATCCGGGAGGGCGGACGGACGGTCGGCGCCGGGACGGTGACGGCCGTCCTGGACTGA
- a CDS encoding ABC transporter substrate-binding protein gives MFNRTRCLQISAALASISLLAGCGLLSEDDGDEAKRIVVGTTSAPSTLDPAAAWDGSWELYRNVYQTLLAFPTGSTKPQPDAAQNCEFTDGASQAYRCTLRKGLKFSNGEPLDAKAVKYSLDRIMTIGSKVGPKDLFGSLDKIETPDALTVVFHLKTSDATFPYVLGSPAASLVAPKDYPADKVREDGKITGSGPYVLDSYKEGGEAVLSENKGYAGFANRQNKAVTIRYYADSEKMVADLKAKELDATYRGLSASQVTDLQSPAAHGLGVQVVENVGAEIRYLVFNPKDPAVNKLAVRQAIAQVIDRGTLVSKVYQGTAEPLYSMVPKGVVGHKTPFYDKYGAADVNKAKKILKEAGINQPVDLTFWYTTDRYGASTAEEFTEIKRQLDESGLFRITLRSQPWKTFQEGYKSQEYPVFGRGWFPDFPDPDNFIAPFVGKENAVGTPYEQNEILTELLPKSRRDSDRSSGVQQFEKAQQIFAEDVRLLPLWQGKLYVAAREDIAGAERALDPQTAMQMWELYRKTSW, from the coding sequence GTGTTCAACCGGACCAGATGCCTGCAGATCTCTGCGGCCCTTGCGTCCATATCCCTGCTCGCCGGATGCGGCCTGCTGTCGGAGGACGACGGCGACGAAGCGAAGCGGATCGTCGTCGGGACCACGAGCGCGCCGAGCACCCTTGATCCCGCAGCGGCGTGGGACGGCTCCTGGGAGCTGTACCGGAACGTCTACCAGACCCTCCTGGCCTTCCCCACGGGCTCCACCAAGCCCCAGCCGGACGCCGCCCAGAACTGCGAGTTCACGGACGGCGCGAGCCAGGCCTACCGGTGCACCCTGCGCAAGGGCCTGAAGTTCTCCAACGGCGAGCCCCTCGACGCCAAGGCCGTCAAGTACTCCCTCGACCGGATCATGACGATCGGGTCCAAGGTCGGCCCGAAGGACCTCTTCGGCAGCCTCGACAAGATCGAGACCCCCGACGCGCTGACGGTCGTCTTCCACCTGAAGACCTCCGACGCCACCTTCCCGTACGTCCTCGGCTCACCGGCGGCCTCGCTGGTCGCGCCCAAGGACTACCCCGCCGACAAGGTGCGCGAGGACGGCAAGATCACCGGATCGGGCCCCTACGTGCTGGACTCGTACAAGGAGGGCGGCGAGGCCGTCCTGTCCGAGAACAAGGGCTACGCAGGCTTCGCGAACCGCCAGAACAAGGCCGTCACCATCCGCTACTACGCGGATTCCGAGAAGATGGTCGCCGACCTGAAGGCCAAGGAGCTGGACGCCACCTACCGAGGCCTTTCCGCCTCGCAGGTCACCGACCTCCAGAGCCCCGCCGCACACGGACTCGGCGTCCAGGTCGTCGAGAACGTCGGCGCCGAGATCCGCTACCTGGTCTTCAACCCGAAGGACCCGGCGGTCAACAAGCTCGCGGTCCGCCAGGCCATCGCCCAGGTCATCGACCGCGGCACCCTCGTCTCCAAGGTCTACCAGGGCACCGCGGAGCCGCTGTACTCGATGGTTCCCAAGGGCGTCGTCGGCCACAAGACGCCGTTCTACGACAAGTACGGCGCGGCGGACGTCAACAAGGCGAAGAAGATCCTCAAGGAGGCCGGGATCAACCAGCCGGTCGACCTGACCTTCTGGTACACCACCGACCGGTACGGCGCCTCCACCGCCGAGGAGTTCACCGAGATCAAGCGGCAGCTCGACGAGAGCGGCCTGTTCCGCATCACCCTGCGCAGCCAGCCCTGGAAGACCTTCCAGGAGGGCTACAAGAGCCAGGAGTACCCGGTCTTCGGCCGAGGCTGGTTCCCCGACTTCCCGGACCCGGACAACTTCATCGCGCCGTTCGTCGGCAAGGAGAACGCGGTCGGCACCCCGTACGAGCAGAACGAGATCCTGACCGAGCTGCTCCCCAAGTCCCGCCGCGACAGCGACCGCTCCTCCGGGGTCCAGCAGTTCGAGAAGGCCCAGCAGATCTTCGCCGAGGACGTGCGGCTGCTGCCCCTGTGGCAAGGCAAGCTCTACGTCGCCGCACGCGAGGACATCGCGGGCGCCGAGCGGGCCCTCGACCCGCAGACCGCCATGCAGATGTGGGAGCTGTACCGCAAGACCAGCTGGTAG
- the lnt gene encoding apolipoprotein N-acyltransferase produces MIPKHDGWSRHWRGPAAVAAGALPALAFPAPALWWFAYVALVPWMLLLKSASGGRRAALEGSLGGAGFILAVHHWLLPSLHVFLLPVAALLGVLWIPWALLVRELLGGRPSRGRAACALVLVPAGWLLSELVRSWQGLGGPWGLLGASQWQVPPALRLASVGGVWLISLLLVAVNCALVLLVAVPGARVPAVAGLTGCALLTGAVWVWSVRPVESGGLRVAVVQPGPVPDGPDSAERRFAAGERLTRPLAGQRVDLVVWGESSVGEDLTARPDLARRLAALSAEVGAPLLVNVDARRADRPGIHKSAVLVGPGGPTGDRYDKMRLVPFGEYVPARALLGWATSVGRAAGEDRVRGDAPVVMDLPGRRDGGTVVRLGPLVCFESAFPDMSRRLTHDGASVLIAQSATSTFQHSWAPAQHASLAALRAAENGRPMVHATLTGISVVNGPSGERVGTALPTSARTAEVYDVPLARGSTLYVRFGDWPVTAALAALAFACGATGARVLRRPSPPAPEPSSPPARTARG; encoded by the coding sequence ATGATCCCGAAGCACGACGGGTGGTCCCGCCACTGGCGCGGGCCCGCCGCGGTCGCCGCCGGGGCGCTGCCCGCCCTGGCGTTCCCCGCCCCCGCGCTGTGGTGGTTCGCCTACGTAGCCCTCGTGCCCTGGATGCTGTTGCTGAAATCGGCCTCCGGAGGGCGGCGGGCGGCCCTGGAGGGCTCGCTCGGCGGCGCCGGGTTCATCCTGGCCGTGCACCACTGGCTGCTGCCGAGCCTGCACGTGTTCCTGCTTCCGGTGGCCGCACTGCTCGGGGTGCTTTGGATCCCCTGGGCACTGCTGGTGCGGGAGCTGCTCGGCGGCCGCCCGTCCCGCGGCCGGGCGGCCTGCGCGCTGGTCCTGGTACCGGCCGGGTGGCTGCTGTCGGAGCTGGTCCGCTCCTGGCAGGGGCTCGGCGGGCCGTGGGGGCTGCTGGGGGCCAGCCAGTGGCAGGTTCCGCCGGCGCTCCGGCTGGCGTCGGTGGGCGGGGTGTGGCTGATCAGTCTGCTGCTGGTGGCGGTGAACTGCGCCCTGGTGCTGCTGGTCGCCGTACCGGGGGCCAGGGTCCCGGCGGTGGCCGGGCTCACGGGCTGTGCGCTGCTGACGGGCGCGGTGTGGGTGTGGTCGGTCCGGCCCGTGGAGTCGGGCGGGCTGCGGGTGGCCGTCGTACAACCGGGACCGGTGCCCGACGGCCCCGACAGCGCGGAGCGGCGGTTCGCGGCCGGCGAGCGGCTGACCCGGCCGCTGGCCGGGCAGCGGGTCGACCTGGTGGTGTGGGGCGAGAGCAGCGTGGGCGAGGACCTGACGGCCCGCCCGGACCTGGCCCGCCGGCTGGCCGCGCTGTCGGCGGAGGTCGGGGCTCCGCTGCTGGTGAACGTGGACGCGCGGAGGGCGGACCGCCCGGGGATCCACAAGAGCGCGGTGCTGGTCGGCCCGGGCGGGCCCACGGGCGACCGGTACGACAAGATGCGGCTGGTCCCCTTCGGGGAGTACGTACCGGCCCGGGCTCTGCTGGGCTGGGCTACCTCGGTCGGCAGGGCCGCCGGCGAGGACCGCGTGCGCGGGGACGCCCCGGTGGTCATGGACCTGCCGGGCCGGCGGGACGGGGGCACGGTCGTCCGTCTGGGACCGCTGGTCTGTTTCGAGTCCGCGTTCCCCGACATGAGCCGGCGCCTCACCCACGACGGGGCCTCCGTGCTGATCGCCCAGTCGGCGACCTCCACCTTCCAGCACAGTTGGGCACCGGCCCAGCACGCCTCGCTGGCGGCCCTGCGGGCGGCCGAGAACGGCCGCCCGATGGTGCATGCGACGCTGACCGGGATCAGTGTGGTGAACGGCCCGTCGGGCGAGCGCGTCGGCACCGCACTGCCCACCTCGGCGCGGACCGCCGAGGTGTACGACGTACCGCTCGCCCGGGGCTCGACCCTCTACGTCCGCTTCGGGGACTGGCCCGTGACCGCGGCCCTCGCAGCTCTGGCGTTCGCCTGCGGTGCGACGGGCGCACGGGTGCTCAGGAGGCCTTCTCCGCCTGCTCCAGAGCCGAGTTCACCACCAGCTCGCACAGCTCGTGGGTGA
- a CDS encoding Gfo/Idh/MocA family protein: protein MKVGCIGLGDIAQKAYLPVLTTRADVELHLQTRTPETLERVGAIHRVPAAQRHTDLDALLAEGLDAAFVHAPTAAHPEIVTRLLQAGVPTYVDKPLAYELAASRRLVELAEERDVSLAVGFNRRYAPGYAQCADHPRDLIVLQKNRVGLPEDPRTLVLDDFIHVVDTLRFLLPGEADYTGVRAVVRDGLMHQVVLHLSGAGFNALGIMNRLSGSNEEVLEVSGTDTKRQVVNLAEVIDHKGQPTVRRRGDWVPVARQRGIEQVVDHFLEAVAAGRILGARDALLTHELCELVVNSALEQAEKAS, encoded by the coding sequence GTGAAGGTCGGCTGCATCGGACTCGGCGACATCGCGCAGAAGGCGTACCTGCCCGTCCTCACCACGCGTGCGGACGTCGAACTGCACCTGCAGACCCGCACTCCCGAGACTCTGGAACGGGTCGGCGCGATCCACCGGGTCCCGGCAGCGCAGCGGCACACCGACCTCGACGCCCTGCTCGCCGAGGGGCTCGACGCGGCCTTCGTGCACGCGCCGACCGCCGCCCACCCCGAGATCGTCACCCGGCTGCTGCAGGCCGGTGTCCCCACCTACGTGGACAAGCCGCTCGCCTACGAGTTGGCGGCGTCCCGGCGCCTGGTGGAACTGGCCGAGGAACGCGATGTCTCGCTGGCCGTCGGCTTCAACCGCCGTTACGCGCCCGGGTACGCGCAGTGCGCCGACCACCCGCGCGACCTGATCGTCTTGCAGAAGAACCGGGTCGGCCTGCCGGAGGACCCACGCACGCTGGTGCTCGACGACTTCATCCACGTCGTCGACACCCTGCGCTTCCTGCTGCCGGGCGAGGCCGACTACACCGGGGTGCGGGCCGTGGTGCGCGACGGACTGATGCACCAGGTGGTGCTGCACCTCTCCGGCGCCGGCTTCAACGCGCTCGGCATCATGAACCGCCTGTCCGGATCCAACGAGGAGGTCCTGGAGGTCTCCGGCACCGACACCAAGCGGCAGGTCGTCAACCTCGCCGAGGTCATCGACCACAAGGGCCAGCCCACCGTGCGCCGCCGGGGGGACTGGGTCCCCGTCGCCCGCCAGCGCGGCATCGAGCAGGTGGTGGACCACTTCCTGGAGGCGGTGGCGGCGGGCCGGATCCTCGGTGCCCGTGACGCGCTGCTCACCCACGAGCTGTGCGAGCTGGTGGTGAACTCGGCTCTGGAGCAGGCGGAGAAGGCCTCCTGA
- a CDS encoding DNA alkylation repair protein, whose translation MPSNDGRPPRVPRSTLADTLLERLTGAYAPAADPARAEAMTGYMQHVAPFLGIPAPLRRELSRAVTKNTPRPSEADVAALALRCWRLPEREYHYFAVDYLRRHVVRCSSGLLPVARHLITTVPWWDTVDLLAAHTVGPLVAADPDLAPVMDEWIGSEDPWLARTALLHQLRRKDTTDVGRLFAYCRHQAGHPDFFLRKAIGWALREYAKTDPDAVRAFVDAERAALSPLSVREALKNL comes from the coding sequence ATGCCGTCGAACGACGGGCGACCCCCCAGGGTTCCCCGCAGCACCCTGGCCGACACCCTGCTGGAGCGGCTGACCGGGGCGTACGCGCCCGCGGCCGATCCCGCGCGGGCCGAGGCCATGACCGGTTACATGCAGCACGTGGCGCCCTTCCTCGGCATCCCCGCACCGCTGCGCCGGGAGCTGTCCAGGGCAGTGACGAAGAACACTCCCCGACCTTCGGAGGCGGATGTCGCGGCGCTCGCACTGCGCTGCTGGCGGCTCCCCGAGCGGGAGTACCACTACTTCGCGGTGGACTACCTGCGCCGCCACGTCGTCCGTTGCTCCTCCGGGCTGCTCCCGGTCGCCCGGCACCTGATCACCACCGTCCCCTGGTGGGACACCGTCGACCTGCTCGCCGCGCACACGGTCGGCCCGCTGGTGGCAGCCGACCCGGACCTCGCCCCGGTGATGGACGAATGGATCGGGAGCGAGGACCCGTGGCTCGCCCGCACCGCCCTCCTCCACCAGCTCCGCCGCAAGGACACCACCGACGTCGGACGGCTCTTCGCCTACTGCCGCCACCAGGCCGGCCACCCGGACTTCTTCCTCCGCAAGGCCATCGGCTGGGCCCTGCGCGAGTACGCGAAGACGGACCCCGACGCGGTGCGCGCCTTCGTCGACGCCGAACGCGCCGCCCTGTCCCCGCTGTCCGTGCGCGAGGCCCTCAAGAACCTCTGA
- a CDS encoding DinB family protein — protein sequence MTTSSGSHRTEPPTTTAEREMLDGWLDYHRATLLWKCEGLRDEQLRRTPLAPSELSLLGLLRHMAEVERYWFREIMLGEELPELYVTDEDRDGDFHFTEAATRAETERVWRAEVERARQAAAGRSLDLVSEARNHHRGEVFSLRWVYTHMIEEYARHNGHADLLREQIDGATGD from the coding sequence ATGACCACCAGTTCAGGATCACACCGCACCGAACCCCCCACCACCACCGCCGAGCGGGAGATGCTCGACGGCTGGCTCGACTACCACCGCGCCACCCTGCTGTGGAAGTGCGAGGGGCTGCGGGACGAGCAGTTGCGCAGGACTCCGCTCGCGCCCTCCGAATTGAGCCTCCTGGGGCTGCTGCGGCACATGGCAGAGGTGGAGCGTTACTGGTTCCGGGAGATCATGCTGGGTGAGGAGCTGCCCGAGCTGTACGTCACGGACGAGGACCGGGACGGCGACTTCCACTTCACCGAGGCGGCCACCCGGGCCGAGACCGAGCGGGTGTGGCGGGCGGAGGTCGAACGGGCACGGCAGGCGGCCGCGGGCCGCTCGCTGGACCTGGTGTCGGAGGCCCGGAACCACCACCGCGGCGAGGTGTTCAGCCTGCGCTGGGTCTACACCCACATGATCGAGGAGTACGCGCGCCACAACGGCCACGCGGACCTGCTGCGCGAGCAGATAGACGGCGCCACCGGCGACTGA
- a CDS encoding uracil-DNA glycosylase has translation MLPESWLPVLGGELEQPYFRELTEFVEKERANGPVYPPRDQVFAALDATPFEQVKVLVLGQDPYHGAGQGHGLCFSVQPGVKTPPSLRNIYKEMKEELGLPVPDNGYLMPWAQQGVLLLNAVLTVREAEPNSHKGKGWEKFTDAVIRAVSERPDPAVFVLWGAYAQKKIPLIDEERHVIVKGAHPSPLSARKFFGSRPFTQINEAIAAQGHEPIDWRIPDLG, from the coding sequence ATGCTGCCCGAGTCCTGGCTCCCCGTCCTCGGCGGGGAGCTGGAGCAGCCCTACTTCAGAGAGCTCACCGAGTTCGTCGAGAAGGAGCGGGCGAACGGGCCGGTCTACCCGCCCCGCGACCAGGTGTTCGCGGCACTGGACGCCACGCCCTTCGAGCAGGTGAAGGTGCTGGTCCTCGGCCAGGACCCCTACCACGGCGCCGGCCAGGGCCACGGCCTGTGCTTCTCCGTGCAGCCCGGCGTCAAGACCCCGCCCTCGCTCCGCAACATCTACAAGGAGATGAAGGAGGAGCTGGGCCTTCCCGTCCCCGACAACGGCTACCTGATGCCGTGGGCCCAGCAGGGCGTCCTGCTGCTCAACGCCGTGCTCACCGTCCGGGAGGCCGAGCCGAACTCGCACAAGGGCAAGGGCTGGGAGAAGTTCACCGACGCGGTGATCCGCGCGGTGTCGGAGCGGCCCGACCCGGCCGTGTTCGTCCTGTGGGGGGCCTATGCCCAGAAGAAGATCCCGCTCATCGACGAGGAGCGGCACGTGATCGTCAAGGGTGCCCACCCCTCCCCGCTGTCGGCCAGGAAGTTCTTCGGCTCCCGCCCCTTCACGCAGATCAACGAGGCCATCGCCGCCCAGGGGCATGAGCCGATCGACTGGCGGATCCCCGACCTCGGCTGA
- a CDS encoding TVP38/TMEM64 family protein — MSLLLSPWARLALLVVLLAAAGACVLVYEPQRILSEGWPPGLPVGTAVVLFATVYGVCSAAFVPRPLLNLAAGAVFGTQFGVVAAVGGTVLGAGIAFGLGRAMGQEALRPLLRGRWLESADGQLSRHGFRSMLAVRLFPGVPFVVANYCAAVSRCGWAPFLLGTALGVVPNTTAYVIAGASASSPGSPAFLVSFGFIVVSVVAAGVVGWRRRHRLAPPRSGGPAYELASGHPPVVSGASHGP, encoded by the coding sequence ATGTCCCTCCTCCTCTCGCCGTGGGCCCGGCTGGCGCTGCTCGTCGTGCTGCTCGCAGCGGCCGGTGCGTGCGTGCTGGTCTACGAACCCCAGCGGATCCTCTCGGAGGGCTGGCCGCCGGGACTCCCGGTGGGCACGGCCGTCGTGTTGTTCGCGACCGTGTACGGCGTGTGTTCGGCGGCGTTCGTGCCGCGCCCGCTGCTCAACCTGGCCGCGGGAGCCGTCTTCGGCACGCAGTTCGGCGTCGTCGCGGCGGTGGGGGGCACCGTGCTGGGCGCGGGGATCGCCTTCGGGCTGGGCCGGGCGATGGGCCAGGAGGCTTTGCGTCCGCTCCTGCGCGGGCGCTGGCTGGAATCGGCGGACGGACAGCTCAGCCGGCACGGGTTCCGCTCGATGCTGGCGGTGCGCCTCTTCCCCGGCGTGCCCTTCGTGGTGGCCAACTACTGCGCGGCGGTATCCCGCTGCGGCTGGGCTCCCTTCCTGCTCGGGACGGCGCTCGGCGTGGTCCCGAACACCACGGCCTACGTGATCGCGGGGGCCAGTGCCTCCTCCCCCGGATCCCCCGCGTTCCTCGTCTCGTTCGGCTTCATCGTGGTCTCCGTGGTGGCCGCGGGGGTCGTGGGCTGGCGCAGAAGGCACCGTCTGGCGCCCCCTCGGTCCGGCGGGCCGGCGTACGAACTGGCCTCCGGACACCCCCCAGTGGTCAGTGGCGCTTCGCACGGGCCCTAG